One Glycine soja cultivar W05 chromosome 7, ASM419377v2, whole genome shotgun sequence genomic window, ATCTCAACAGAACTGAAATTCTCATTGTTAGTTTCAAGTAAATCTTGAGGATTTGAAGTCACTCCTATGCCAGGGAAATATGGAGTCAATGGTGGGATGAAACCTTGAGAAAATTGCATATTTGTACCCCAAGGAGCCTCAATAAAGGGAATGTTACCCATATTTCTCTGAGCATATCCCATCGATGCAAGAATGGAAGGTGGAAAGTGAAATGGTAGGTGACCTGGTGCAATATTCATTGGAACATGAGTCTGACCACTGAAACCCTGAGCTGTGGGAGATGCCATCATGTTCAAAAGGTCCTGCTCCTCCTGATGCATCATCTGCATTCCACCTGCACCCACAACAGATGCAAACTCTTCACCCATGACACCTGAGCTTGATTCATCGTGATTACAGTTTGAATCAGCAGCACTTTCAAGAACTTGACGAGATGAGATGTGCCTAGCAGATGACTCATCAATTCTTACAGCTACATCAGGTTCAACATTCTTCCTACGACTATTCTCCAACTTTGCAACGGAACTCTGGCCTTTACTACTTTCTGTTGCTTTTGTACTCCTTCCTTGGGTTGAAACATCACCATATGAGTCAGTCAGCTCAGGGCTAGAACGTGTCCTGGCAAATAGAAACCTTCCCTGAACATCACTCACTAGGTTATTGGCTTTAACATTTCTCTGACCTTTATTGACATGAGAACCTGTATTAGAATTAGTTTCCCTCAGGACTTCATCAAAGGTCCgtgaattattttgattctgaGAATGCAAAACAGTAGAAACAACACTTCTAGCTGTCTTTTCTGATGCGAAATTACTATACTGAGATAGACCACTTTGTGAAACATGTTCCTCTTCATTAGATTCATGATTTGAGGCATAATCAATTTTATGGTTATTGTTCCGGAGATTCTCAGACCTCTGTAATTGGTCATGACTGGATAAACTCAAATGCCGTAAATCGATGCTTGGAACATCAGGCCTTTCCCCACTTCCATGTCTCTCCCAAGTGTTAAAAAAGAACTGATTGACCTCAGAAAACAATTCCTCCTCTGGGCAATCAAGTAATCTAGCCAGCTTTTTTGCCCCAAATGCAAAGGCACTGCGTATCCTAAAGAAATTACCTGGTTTGCATGTATCATATATGCAAAGTTAGCAAACAAgacaaatgtattaaaaaacaaatagttAAGGAGACtaataacaaacaaataaatacagTTTAACTTCCACAGAATGCATAAAAAATGGCATACTCCCATTGTTGGTTATGACCAGATAAACATGCTGAAGGTTCCTTTTTGTTCAATTCTAAAATCCAAAATGTGTAAAACAATTATTAGAAGCTACAAACAAATACAGCACCAATCTTCTGTATATCATGTCCAGATTTTCTAACCATCTATGGGAATAAAGAACCCATGACAGTGACTCCAAAGGCGTATAGTTGAAAGTAAATTACCACAGTCATGTAGAGAAACATCGATGGTTATCATAACATTATGAGACATACATGAGTACACTACACCAGGAAATACATTCATGTTTATCCATAGATGGCAACCATAGTCCATTGTCCCATGTGTCTAAATTCTTCCAACTTTATAAAGTTCATATTGAATATATTGTTGCATTAAAAACTAGCAGCAGGAACAGATCCATACAAAATGAACTAGGTCCAAATTATAATCGGAAAAATAGTAACACAGACATATAAAATGAGCCAAATCCAAATGTTTAGAGACCAACACACCTTTGCTGACACTACGGCCAAGGTTATTGTTGACACGCAAAGGATCAATAACATTGAAATGCTTGGAAACAAAGGGTTGCCCCTGATTTTCTTGGCCACCAGGGAAAACAGCATAAACTGAGCTGCAGGCATCGAGAAATAACTTGCTGAGCAGTAAATCTCCACCATCTTTTCTAGGAGGTTCAGCTGTGGATAATGTTAGGGAAAGAAGACGAAACACAATCAACACACAACACAGACCCAAACCAATATAGACAAAGGGATCCTTAATTAGAATGTAACTACCTGTCACATCTGGGAGTGAACTAATAGGTACTGGACCCCATAGACTTACACAGAAATTTTCCCAGTCAAACTTACTAAAAAACTCCAAAAATCGGTACAATACCTACATAAGGAAAGACAATACCATGTCAAATCAATCAtcaaaaagactaaaataaaagaaagccgTGTAATTTTTGCTACCTCTAGTGGTCCAGCAAAAGAATTGTTGAAAacatgaaaaatgtaaagaaccAAGGTTTCTAAGGCATAAGTTGAGATAAGTCCATGGTGGGCACCAAGTATACGGCTCTCATAGTAACACCAAGCTTTTATCAGGATAATGCTACGCTTGAATAAATGATTTTGGTTAATCAGATTATCAACCTACAGCAACAAACTCAAATTCTTGTAAAtccaagaaaaaaatagtatcaACTTACAGAAACAAACTCAAATTCTTgtaaattcaagaaaaaatagtATCAATGTCACATTTTCAAATGATATATATGTGAGGCTTCTGGGATGCACCAAATTACCTCCTCAAGAAAACAAAGGGTGCACAACCCTCCAAGCTGGTTAAATGAAATGTCTACTACAATATTCTCAACAAGACACTTTATAATTTTCACCTGCAAATATGAAGGGAAACAATGTAAAATAATACCCTCTACAATCCCAATAGAAGgcccacaaaaaaaataatctttcttCAAAAATCTTACCAAGCTAGACAATTACCAAAAATGACAACATTAGAAACAAATTGCTAGTACGttatcattttgaattttaactttgaagtatttaaaaatgCCTAACCATACCAACATATTTAAAGTGTAAAAAAGAATCCAGCAATTAATAGCACAAAAATGTGTTTCTCAACATAAGTTACATGTTCCACAACCACTTCATTGTAATATATAATCTATCCAAGTGTCCCTTATACATAAATCAGGCATAATATGATCTTAACTCTTAAGCTCCCAAACAATCTCACAAAACcacttaaaagaaagtcataTGACTTGGTAATGGTTAACATCAACTCCCTCTATTCTTATAATAAAGCAATGATTCATTAGAGCAATATGCCTTAAACCTTGTATTTATAGCTATCATAGCATCAGTTACAATAACCAATACTTTCTATTTTAGTACATgtccatttttaaaaatacatgaaagcTATCACATGGAGCATTAATAACTACGATATAAAAATTCACATTGCACATCAGTTAACATGCataatctatcattttcatatacATAACCATAACCAGGTCTAGTGCCCTATGACCGCAAGTTTCTGTAACAAATCTCACAACCACTTAAAAAATCCCTTTCACAATCACATAACTAGTGCTCTAGTGATGTGTATTAGTAGGTggatatattcaaatatatgcAGGTTAACACAGGTTTTTTCCTCAGTGAATATGAACCCAGAGTAGCACAAGACTTCAAAATAAATCTCAGAAAAATCCAAACTTAAGCACGATACAAAGATCACAACCAAATTGAGAAAGCaactaataatatttacaaactAGATGATTAATCAACATTATAAGCACAGAGTTATAGTCAGAGCTTAACAATTTTAAAGACTCTGTTATTAGAGAACCTACTTCAGCCTGGATGTACTGAACCTCCTTGACGTGAAACTCTGCATTCTCAttcttctcctcattctctAGCATGTCACGAACTTGATGTGCCCATGAATCCTTCAGATTTTGATTCTTACTGAATGCGGTTAAGTCAATATCTCCATCAGGCAAATAAGTTTTGAGGGGAACTGACCCAAAGGTGAACACCTGTAATTGTAGacaataatttgtataataatGTGTAAGTACAACTGCAAGTTAAAATCAAGAATATTACTGATGCTCTTCTGGATGAAACATACAAAGCCATATGCTATCCAATACCCAACAATCACTGCATTAAAATTTACAATGGCATGATGCAGGATTATTCACTACGAGGGATAATATAATTTCACTACCAATACCACAATTTGATATTTCCCACTACAAACGCATCATGTGTGCACCTTCTAACTACAAACTGGGATTTCTGATCTAGCATCACTCAGTTTAAAGACTTGCAAATACTTCCATCATGCAATAATGATGTCATAATTGGTCACGACAACCTTCAACAGTTAAAATATCACAGCATAGTTATAGCTAAAACAATGCATGACTCCCTACTAATTATGAGTTATTATGCAACAGATATACAACAATCTCCACAAACACCAACCTGGCAAGGGAAGCATTTCATGATCAGCCGTTGGACATAGTCGGCAACCGCATTGCGGCGCTCCTCAGAGGGAGGATTAGGCTGAATGCAGGCAATCAGCTCTGCAGTCCTTTGCTCAGCTTTCAACCATCGCTCCGAGTCAAGCACCTGTATCACAGAGGCAGCTTCATTGGGCAACAAGCCATTTGGCAATAGCCCACTTGGTGGCTGTGCCCACCCCTCATGTTCTCCCATGCAAGCCTATGTTTCAACACTCCCCAACCAAACCTACCAACCCAAACCCAAacccaaaccaaaacaccacCACAGCTCCTTCTAGATAAGATAACCCCAACAACCAAtattcaaacacaaaaaaagCTTGCAGCAGAAGCTATTATCTAAGTATTCTCCCTCAAACTTTTGAAGGGAAAGTGTGTTCCCCTTGCAcagcaaacaaaccaaaatctaaaataaaaataagcaaaaacTGTAAAATTCCACTAAACCAATTCTGGATATTACCCAAAAATAACAAACAGAGATTGGAAAAGGCACAATTTCAGAGAAGCCCAGCAAGAAGAAAACGAATccccaaaagttttttttttaaaaaaaaacagattttgCAAGACACCCAAATGAAaatgaatcaaagaataaaaGTGCTGCTTGGTTGTTACAAGAGAAGAGTTCAGATTATTAAAACCCTAATGGAAAAGGGTGAATCCCAACACACTGTCGAAGTGTGGGAGGCGAATCAACAGAGAAATGCGTAGAGAGGAGATGGTGGGCATCAAATATTAGGGGAGAGAGAAGTTGGGGTGCGATCCAAAACGGGTCTTGGTGCAGATAGAGAAAAGGGTGCAAAAAGAGGGGGTGGTGGTTGTGtgtgaaaaaatgaaatgaaaaattagGGATTGAAGAAGTAGGCTACAAAAGGGGTTCggcgtgagagagagagagagaattgtgttgtgttgtgaatTTGTGCATTTAAGGGGGggtttctttttggttttggttttcgTAATGCAAAAACAATTTATTGGCATAAACTGAGCCTCTGAGGGTGATAATAGAATCTTGTGAGATagacaaaggaaaaaaaggacaaagaagagaaaaggacaAATCTTGTGAGATAAACAAAAGGCGTttgatttaagtattttttttaaaagaaaataaaaagtaagactgaaaatatgtttatttaaattttaaaaataaatttaaaattgaaaacaacacATTAAAGTTTTCAGATTTTTCTAAAGAagtgaaaatataataacacTTTAGAGTATCTTCTTTTGAATGCagctttctaaaaaaatatattcactcCATAACTTCATTAATTTGCAccattcctttttataaaaaaaaaagggaatggAAATTGTTTTTGTCACCTGAAAAACAAAATGTGTGTTGTGAGATCATCACCATACCAAGACTCTAGAAAAAAACGCAGCCCAACTTTTCAGGAAATGTGGAGGGATTTTCTTTCCAAATGGGAAGAAAATCTTTTACactcaacattttttaaaaatatttcaaaattactcatttttaaaatattttaaaacataaagatTTGCAATCTAATTCCTATGGATTGTGAATCCCTAATAGCCTTGTCTTCTCCATCCACACACCAAACGGTAGAACAAAATTCTCCGAATCGTTCAAATTACATGGAAGATGAACACACACAGCCATTCAAGGATAGCACAAACCTTTGCCAGCAACTCATGGACCGCTATGCCAACTTCGCCACGCCGCAGCATCGCCACCACCGCCGCCCTTTGCTCCAACCTCATCGTAGAGCACCTCCCCCTCATGTCACCCATGTACTTTACTGCTGCCATCTTTGCCCTCAACGCCTCCAAGGTGGGGATGGACCCTCTGGCACTCTCCGCCCTTATATCCTTCATGGCCATTGCCCTCCCTCTCATCCCGCTCAGCAGCATCGCCATGCCAGGGAGGGAGAGGGAGTCAGCGTGGCATGCATGAGGTCCATGATGAAGTGCTTAGGGGTTTTGTGACTTGGAGGATTGACAATTCGTAATGATCTTATGGATTGTCCATCCATATAGGTTATACGTAAGgttgttttttagttttcacTCTCACTGGTGGATATAGAAGAAAAATTACGGGTGCAAGAAGAAAATACGAAATGTGGACTCCTATTTTGTTGTTGGGCTGCACTTTGTGGGCTAGTTTAAAATTACAAGattatactcttttttttatgaaccCAAAATTTATTCTTAGTTCATGGGAGATGATTTtggtaatattaaattatagcaTGTTCGGAGAATCGTTGAGAATGAAAGAATCGTGTTTGAGATGTGAAAACTATTAGCATGTTCAGAAACACGCCATGATGCCTCAGATCACATCCATTTTGGAAAATACATGAAAGTTATCATATGGAGCGTTAACCTAGACgtagaaattttatattatgtatTTACAACCAAACACGCATTATAACTATTAACCTctaaaaagtgaaaaatcaCATATGAAACATGGAATCAACATGATATTGGATTGACTAAAGAGTTATTCATTTACAATAactaatattttctatttcagTACACGTCCATTTTGAAAAATACTAGAAAGTTATCACACAAAACATTAACTTAGACATAGAAATTTACATTGCACATTTAATACATAGTAACTACTAACTTATGAAAATTACATTCAAAACATGAAAAAACACATGAAATGTGGAACCAAACACGCTATTAATTGACtaaagagtttttcatttacaaTAACTAATACTTTCTATTTTAGTAcacattcattttttaaaaaaatacatgaaagttATCCCCATAGAACATTAATCTAAACATAAAATTCACATTGTATGTCTACAACCAAACATGCATTATAACTATTAACTTCTAAAAATCACGTTGAAAATGTGAAAAATCACACATGAAACTTGGTACCAAACACCCTATTAGATTGgctaaagattttttatttatttatttacaataaCTAATACTTTCTATTTTTAGTACATGTTCAGTttgaaaaatacatgaaaactATCACTTGGAGCATTAGTCTAGACATGAAAATTCACATTGTAACTTTACAACCAAACCCGCGTTATAACTATTAACTTCTATTTTAgtattactattaattaattattaatttgattataagattatttaaaagaaaataattaataaattatgcaAATGAGAAATAATGGAAACAAGgtgagaaaggaaaaaaagggagaTTCATCCCACAACGAGGATGTATgacttttgtttttgtgtttgagtATAAGAATGTTTGACATATAGAAGAAATGAAAGATATGATTTTATTGAATGATAAGTGACATACAAGTCAGATATATATACTAATAGTTTGTTACATAAGCAACCAAAAGATAacattttattgaaataagtataaaatttaaatttaatgagtAAGTtcataattgatatatatataaaaagatattttgactaaaatgataattataaaattacatttaattaaaatttaatttcatgttgatattttatatacataaattaatttaaatctttaattgagaatcactttaaaatttgaatgatatttaacatataaaatcaaagtttatttcttaaaaattaagaaagtatattaaattaaaatttgaagtaaATTTAATCTTAGGACTCATAATCTCTATACATGATATTGCTTTGTCCACAACATTTCTATTACTCAAATTTGGAatcaaatattaaactaaaataatcttatatatttattgatcCAGACACTCATATCCTGCATTTGATTTCCAAAGTTGGATAGTCgaaccaaaatcaaattttcatgtttgattttcttttgaaacTCTGACTtgcaaatacaaaaatttagTCATGGCGCAGCCTTAcgtgataaaatatataataggaTTACACGAACAATCCACCATCGATAGCAACTCCAAAAATCAGAATACTACATAACAAAAGGCCAAAATCATAGTTCCAAAGCCATCATCACGGTTACAG contains:
- the LOC114418320 gene encoding uncharacterized protein LOC114418320 isoform X3, which produces MGEHEGWAQPPSGLLPNGLLPNEAASVIQVLDSERWLKAEQRTAELIACIQPNPPSEERRNAVADYVQRLIMKCFPCQVFTFGSVPLKTYLPDGDIDLTAFSKNQNLKDSWAHQVRDMLENEEKNENAEFHVKEVQYIQAEVKIIKCLVENIVVDISFNQLGGLCTLCFLEEVDNLINQNHLFKRSIILIKAWCYYESRILGAHHGLISTYALETLVLYIFHVFNNSFAGPLEVLYRFLEFFSKFDWENFCVSLWGPVPISSLPDVTAEPPRKDGGDLLLSKLFLDACSSVYAVFPGGQENQGQPFVSKHFNVIDPLRVNNNLGRSVSKGNFFRIRSAFAFGAKKLARLLDCPEEELFSEVNQFFFNTWERHGSGERPDVPSIDLRHLSLSSHDQLQRSENLRNNNHKIDYASNHESNEEEHVSQSGLSQYSNFASEKTARSVVSTVLHSQNQNNSRTFDEVLRETNSNTGSHVNKGQRNVKANNLVSDVQGRFLFARTRSSPELTDSYGDVSTQGRSTKATESSKGQSSVAKLENSRRKNVEPDVAVRIDESSARHISSRQVLESAADSNCNHDESSSGVMGEEFASVVGAGGMQMMHQEEQDLLNMMASPTAQGFSGQTHVPMNIAPGHLPFHFPPSILASMGYAQRNMGNIPFIEAPWGTNMQFSQGFIPPLTPYFPGIGVTSNPQDLLETNNENFSSVEMNVAEADYEYWHEQERGSASEVEVDNGNFEMLPEDRQQSTSGSYNNSAPLSRVGSSNSNSSARVQQKFTKENRGSTREEHVDNFHYQDGRRNEVYFDDRTANSELSSAPPLSSFRSRTSSESSWDGSSAKSSKSTRERRGRKNTNSMASPVYAKGKNVSEISSNRLDDENREWTPLSTMASNIPERSNWPTSGTSMHVPRNQISGFETAQTSGSDSPLPIAPVLLGPGSRQRENSGVVPFTFYPTGPPVPFVTMLPLYNFPTESSDTSTSNFNLEEGADNSDSSQNFDSSEGYEHPEVSSPSNSMTRVAIESSEHRPDILNSDFVSHWQNLQYGRFCQNSRHPPSMTYPSPVMVPPVYLQGRYPWDGPGRPISGNMNIFSQLMSYGPRLVPVAPLQSVSNRPASIYQRYVDDMPRYRSGTGTYLPNPKVSARDRHSTNTRRGNYNYDRSDHHGDREGNWNTNSKLRGTGRGHNRNQTEKPNSKMERSATSESRAERPWGSHRHDTFIPHQNGPVRSNSSQSNPSNVAYGMYPMPAMNPSGVSSNGPTMPSVVMFYPYDHNTGYGSPAEQLEFGTLGSMGFSGVNELSQANEGSQSSGAHEDQRFRGGHGQRSSPDQPSSPHVSRGP
- the LOC114418320 gene encoding uncharacterized protein LOC114418320 isoform X1 — encoded protein: MGEHEGWAQPPSGLLPNGLLPNEAASVIQVLDSERWLKAEQRTAELIACIQPNPPSEERRNAVADYVQRLIMKCFPCQVFTFGSVPLKTYLPDGDIDLTAFSKNQNLKDSWAHQVRDMLENEEKNENAEFHVKEVQYIQAEVKIIKCLVENIVVDISFNQLGGLCTLCFLEEVDNLINQNHLFKRSIILIKAWCYYESRILGAHHGLISTYALETLVLYIFHVFNNSFAGPLEVLYRFLEFFSKFDWENFCVSLWGPVPISSLPDVTAEPPRKDGGDLLLSKLFLDACSSVYAVFPGGQENQGQPFVSKHFNVIDPLRVNNNLGRSVSKGNFFRIRSAFAFGAKKLARLLDCPEEELFSEVNQFFFNTWERHGSGERPDVPSIDLRHLSLSSHDQLQRSENLRNNNHKIDYASNHESNEEEHVSQSGLSQYSNFASEKTARSVVSTVLHSQNQNNSRTFDEVLRETNSNTGSHVNKGQRNVKANNLVSDVQGRFLFARTRSSPELTDSYGDVSTQGRSTKATESSKGQSSVAKLENSRRKNVEPDVAVRIDESSARHISSRQVLESAADSNCNHDESSSGVMGEEFASVVGAGGMQMMHQEEQDLLNMMASPTAQGFSGQTHVPMNIAPGHLPFHFPPSILASMGYAQRNMGNIPFIEAPWGTNMQFSQGFIPPLTPYFPGIGVTSNPQDLLETNNENFSSVEMNVAEADYEYWHEQERGSASEVEVDNGNFEMLPEDRQQSTSGSYNNSAPLSRVGSSNSNSSARVQQKFTKENRGSTREEHVDNFHYQDGRRNEVYFDDRTANSELSSAPPLSSFRSRTSSESSWDGSSAKSSKSTRERRGRKNTNSMASPVYAKGKNVSEISSNRLDDENREWTPLSTMASNIPERSNWPTSGTSMHVPRNQISGFETAQTSGSDSPLPIAPVLLGPGSRQRENSGVVPFTFYPTGPPVPFVTMLPLYNFPTESSDTSTSNFNLEEGADNSDSSQNFDSSEGYEHPEVSSPSNSMTRVAIESSEHRPDILNSDFVSHWQNLQYGRFCQNSRHPPSMTYPSPVMVPPVYLQGRYPWDGPGRPISGNMNIFSQLMSYGPRLVPVAPLQSVSNRPASIYQRYVDDMPRYRSGTGTYLPNPKVSARDRHSTNTRRGNYNYDRSDHHGDREGNWNTNSKLRGTGRGHNRNQTEKPNSKMERSATSESRAERPWGSHRHDTFIPHQNGPVRSNSSQSNPSNVAYGMYPMPAMNPSGVSSNGPTMPSVVMFYPYDHNTGYGSPAEQLEFGTLGSMGFSGVNELSQANEGSQSSGAHEDQRFRGGHGQRSSPDQPSSPHVSRSVARSNF
- the LOC114418320 gene encoding uncharacterized protein LOC114418320 isoform X2 translates to MGEHEGWAQPPSGLLPNGLLPNEAASVIQVLDSERWLKAEQRTAELIACIQPNPPSEERRNAVADYVQRLIMKCFPCQVFTFGSVPLKTYLPDGDIDLTAFSKNQNLKDSWAHQVRDMLENEEKNENAEFHVKEVQYIQAEVKIIKCLVENIVVDISFNQLGGLCTLCFLEEVDNLINQNHLFKRSIILIKAWCYYESRILGAHHGLISTYALETLVLYIFHVFNNSFAGPLEVLYRFLEFFSKFDWENFCVSLWGPVPISSLPDVTAEPPRKDGGDLLLSKLFLDACSSVYAVFPGGQENQGQPFVSKHFNVIDPLRVNNNLGRSVSKGNFFRIRSAFAFGAKKLARLLDCPEEELFSEVNQFFFNTWERHGSGERPDVPSIDLRHLSLSSHDQLQRSENLRNNNHKIDYASNHESNEEEHVSQSGLSQYSNFASEKTARSVVSTVLHSQNQNNSRTFDEVLRETNSNTGSHVNKGQRNVKANNLVSDVQGRFLFARTRSSPELTDSYGDVSTQGRSTKATESSKGQSSVAKLENSRRKNVEPDVAVRIDESSARHISSRQVLESAADSNCNHDESSSGVMGEEFASVVGAGGMQMMHQEEQDLLNMMASPTAQGFSGQTHVPMNIAPGHLPFHFPPSILASMGYAQRNMGNIPFIEAPWGTNMQFSQGFIPPLTPYFPGIGVTSNPQDLLETNNENFSSVEMNVAEADYEYWHEQERGSASEVEVDNGNFEMLPEDRQQSTSGSYNNSAPLSRVGSSNSNSSARVQQKFTKENRGSTREEHVDNFHYQDGRRNEVYFDDRTANSELSSAPPLSSFRSRTSSESSWDGSSAKSSKSTRERRGRKNTNSMASPVYAKGKNVSEISSNRLDDENREWTPLSTMASNIPERSNWPTSGTSMHVPRNQISGFETAQTSGSDSPLPIAPVLLGPGSRQRENSGVVPFTFYPTGPPVPFVTMLPLYNFPTESSDTSTSNFNLEEGADNSDSSQNFDSSEGYEHPEVSSPSNSMTRVAIESSEHRPDILNSDFVSHWQNLQYGRFCQNSRHPPSMTYPSPVMVPPVYLQGRYPWDGPGRPISGNMNIFSQLMSYGPRLVPVAPLQSVSNRPASIYQRYVDDMPRYRSGTGTYLPNPVSARDRHSTNTRRGNYNYDRSDHHGDREGNWNTNSKLRGTGRGHNRNQTEKPNSKMERSATSESRAERPWGSHRHDTFIPHQNGPVRSNSSQSNPSNVAYGMYPMPAMNPSGVSSNGPTMPSVVMFYPYDHNTGYGSPAEQLEFGTLGSMGFSGVNELSQANEGSQSSGAHEDQRFRGGHGQRSSPDQPSSPHVSRSVARSNF